A DNA window from Geitlerinema sp. PCC 9228 contains the following coding sequences:
- a CDS encoding extracellular solute-binding protein has protein sequence MYIGFGILFFGPYPLDRDLFERGYLASWNQLPGLQKAYPSQSLSPWRTKDNEIYGVPLSGAVYGIYYNVDLFDKLALDIPQTWQEWYTPAQTCGENDG, from the coding sequence ATGTACATTGGATTTGGTATCCTGTTTTTCGGACCATATCCCCTCGATCGCGATTTGTTTGAACGAGGTTATTTAGCATCTTGGAACCAACTGCCCGGTTTGCAAAAAGCCTATCCCAGCCAATCGCTATCTCCTTGGAGAACCAAAGATAACGAAATCTACGGCGTTCCCCTTAGTGGTGCCGTTTATGGTATTTATTACAATGTCGATTTGTTTGACAAACTAGCCCTTGATATTCCACAAACCTGGCAAGAGTGGTATACACCTGCCCAAACTTGTGGGGAAAACGATGGTTAA